Part of the Vigna radiata var. radiata cultivar VC1973A unplaced genomic scaffold, Vradiata_ver6 scaffold_43, whole genome shotgun sequence genome is shown below.
ACGTTGCTCCCACCATTGCGGAAGCGGTTTATCGTTACCGCGTTAAGTGATGTACCAAATTTCAATTGCAATTTTCGAAGTGTTTTATTTATGACATTATTAATGGTAGGGTTGACCTGTAATATCCTGCCACGTACCCTTGTCGTGGCTTCcatgttcttcttcatcaattatTGTGTTTTGAAAATTGGAACACTCTGGGCAACTTCATAGGATTTTTCTTATGATGAACACCACCTCCACACGTCGTGAAACCgacatcaaaacatatatatatatatatatatagacaagAGATGTTTGATAgcatttagtttaaatttttggtGGAACATAGAGACATATAGAAAGGAGATGGGGCAGAAGGTTGGTTTAGAGGATGTTGTGAGATACTttgatgaagatggtgatggAAAGGTTTCGCCTTTGGAGCTGAAGCAGGGGTTGGGAATGATGGGTGGTGAGGTTCTGTTGAGAGAGGCTGAGATGGCAATTGCAGCTTTGGATTCTGATGGAGATGGGTTGCTGAGTTTGGAGGATTTTGTTGCTCTAATGGAAGGTGGAGGAGAGGAGCAGAAGTTGAAGGACTTGAAGGTGGCTTTTGAGATGTATGACATTGAAGGCTGTGGCTTTATAACTCCAAAGAGCTTGAAGAGGATGCTTAAGAAGATGGGTGAGTCCAAGACCCTTGATGATTGCAAAGCAATGATCAAACACTTTGATTTGAATGGGGATGGCTTCCTCAGCTTTGAAGAATTCAGAATCATGATGCAGTGACCCATAAACCTCACTCACCagatttcattcatttttttgtaCATTATGTATGTGTATTTCTCTTTATGGTGTATTCTAGTTTTCTAATCTCTTCATTAGTTGAGTCTGAAACGAAATCTTTAACACCTagtaaatcatattaaataaaggGATTTTAAAAGTTGTGTTAAGTGTTTTGTTTTGCAATTACAAATATGTAATCATGTTTCTAAAACCATAATTTTGATGCTGCTATTCGCACTCTCATTCTCCGTTTGCACAGATTGTCTTTACGGTTTTATAAAAAATCCTCAATATTTcggtttaaaatattttaaaatgcgCTATGGTTATACTCTTTTAACTTTAATGGAAATTAGaacctattattattttaaattttttattgaatttgacctttaaatataaaaataaataaatataatctttctttaactcaattactaaaaaaactaaaaagataaaaagatgaGACAGATAATACAAGTTTAGTTTTGTCTCGCATAATCCTCAACATAGGTCAATGACTGTCACTGTATTCGGCTTGCATTGCTTACATTATaacttaaattcataaaattcaaCAATTAATTATGTGTGTTtctattaagttaaaaaaaaattacaaaaagattagttttgaaattttaaaataatttgaaagtaCAATGGTTGGAGATATAGGGAGAAGCTTCTCAAATGTTATGTAAAATCCTATTGTTTTTATGCAGACCAAATACCAAATGAACCAAAGCAAGATTTATCATCCTATTAATtgtactaaatatttttaataattttaaatttatgtttgaacCAAAACAAGATGACAATTACCATTCTATCAATTAtactaaacttttttaatatatttcaaacttCTGCCAtttatactaaatttttttaatatattttaatctgaCATTTAAGTTGTTTTTCGAATCTAACAATTATAACTCATGCGAAcctagaataaaaaatattaatatcattaaattaaaaaatttatatctatttatttctaaaatttagaaaaaaaaaatgaaatccaaTTCAAAATGTTActactttattataaataaataaaatctaccttaattttatttgttttttttttcaagaaaacgCTATATCCACCATTTATGtctattatttctaaaacttggacaaaaagtgaaaaatgaatcCCATTTCAAACTgtcactttattttattaaaaaaaaaaataaacactactttaattcttatttgttttttttttcaaactagaAAAAGCTAATAAAAGCCTACAAAGATAGAGCAgtgaaatattttaagaattccagggataaaaatatttattccatACAATAACAACGGGAATAATgtagatatttttgtttgttcaaaGCATGATAATGCGATGGATACattcttctgtcaaaagattgGACTAATAACGAGTAAACTCACTAGTGATAAACTCACTAGTGATAAACTCAATAATGATTTTGTGGaatattcacaaattttaacAACGCGCTGTTGGTGATCGTCATCATTAAGTCGATTACTACACAAACTACATGAGATAAATCCCAACattatttgttgaaattaatATGCAAAacgccaattttttttttcattaataactGTTCTGAATATTGCCAGTATTGAAAGTTGAATAAATTTTGCATTGTGAAGGAGATTGAACTAAGGGATTTTCTATGATATGATGCATATGTACACAAGACAGAAAGCAGGGATGATCTAAAATGCTTATTGTTTGTTTCCATTAGGAGGGGTGATAAATGCTTTCACAGGGGTCGTTATGACTCTTGTTTTGGCAGAGACATTTTCAACACACATCTTTGAAGAGGTGGCGGCCAGGGGATGAGGAACAAAATAGATGCAGCAGAGCCAGCTCACTATTCTGCAAGGCTCCACTCCTTTCAAAACCCACCATCCCACAGGTTAGGATAAAAAAATACTCGAAAAACCTATATTTCACCTTATAAACGAAACAGCTCGGCATCAAGCCCTGCAAGCGTTATGAGGCCGGCACAAAACTACAAATACTGGAGGCTTCTGGAACATGAGGGGCAGCACTAGGAAAACATTTGTACAAAGGGTTTTCTCACATGAAATAGCTTAATGTTCTTTTTACTCTTGAACCACCTTCACCATATAGTTCATTCCATTGTTGAAGCTCCGTCATATTTACGGATTCAGAGGAAACGCTTGCACACACCTGTTTCAACATGACAAAgttatatatatctattttaagAGAGGGAGGATCTTCGTATGAAACAGACCCCCTTTCATATACCTGTTGATGAGCATACTTGAAATCTTCCATGTTTAAAGATCGGATATCTGCACTTCCACTTATTGCCGGAGCAGGTCTACCTTCTGCCAGAGCAGCAGCCTGTTCCTGCCATGCATCGAAGTATACGATGAGTATAAGTCATTGATGCAAGCTGAAAACATTCTGACTAGAAAGTAACTAGGCAtaccttcttttccttttctaataTCTCTTTAATTGGACAGTGTGCAGCAGTTACACACAAATTCTGCAATAAAAGAGCAAGCTTGAAGGCCCCCATaaccttaatttaaaatttgtactagTTTAAAAAAGAATGCCCATAACCTTAAGGTCACTTCCGGAATATCCATCAGTCATACTTGCAATTGCATTCAAATCAAGACCAGAAGACAAATCTTCTTTTGCCAGTATGACTTTCAATATTTTTGCTCTATTTGGAGCATCTGGCAAATTTACCATTAACCTGAAGAAGACCAATTTGATTAAGCCCCTCTCTTCCCAAATAAGAACACCAAGGAATTGACGTGAAGTTGAACATGGTGCTCACCTCCGAGGCAGCCTCCTTATGACAGCTTCATCTAGGTCAAAAGGCCTATTAGTGGCAGCAAGCACCAGAACTCTCTCAGTATCCTTCGTGCGTAAGCCATCCCAATTCACCATgaattcatttttcatctttcgCATGGCCTCATGCTCCCCAGGATTTTCCCTCCTGCCCAACATGCTATCAACCTATACAAGAAGCCATACTAGTTTTCACTGATTTATTTTTCAGCTGATGAATTAAGCAAACTAAAAGCATTCATGCAAAAGGCTTACTTCGTCAACAAATATCACGCTAGGAGCAATTTTACTTGCCAGGGAAAAAACAGCTTTCACATACTTTTCGCCCTCACCAAACCACTGAAGCAAAATTGGAAAACAACAcagttaaaaagaataaatatctGACAGCATAGACGTTAAAATAAATCCAGTGAAGTAAACCCAACCTTAGACGTGATACTCGACATGGAAATGTTGATGAAATTTGCACCAGCTTCGGTAGCAACTGCCTTTGCAAGCATTGTCTTGCCTGTTCCAGGAGGACCAAATAAAAGAATGCCCTTGCATGGCTGCATGGATGTCAAGCAGAATCAAAAAAACTGATGAGTAAAAAAACTTGACAATGGGCGGgctaaaaatttaattattttaatatttgtgattattactactttagtaaaaaaattattccaatATTAGGAAACAACACCAAAACGAGTTTCTTAAAAACAATTGCACATTACTGATACTTTGAGCTCTCAAGGAAACTTTTAATCCCTTGCGAAGATGCCCATGCCACACATTTAAAACCTACTTAGACATCATGAGCAGGCTCAGATTATTTATTTCCCGTTGACCAGTCAAACAGCAAAAAGAAACTAGTAAAAAGCAGGGAAGGAaataaacaacaatagaatCTAATTCCAACAGTCAATAGACAAAGGGGAATGCATCTTAAACAACAGAATGCATTTCAATCTGTAAAGTATACCTTGGTTAATTGCCCTTTGCAAAATAACTCAGGCCTCTGTAAAGGAAGCATAACCAATTCCTTCAATGTATCCTTGACATTTTCAAGAGCTCCAATATCATCGAATGTAACACCAATGTCGTTAGGTGGAATAACATCAGCCAAAAGCCTCTTTTCAAACTCATTTTCTGTTACAATATCCTGATTTCAAAAACATAAGAGGTATATTTCAGAAAACAGCACTCATGAAATCAAATGGTTAAACCCTATAAACAGAACAACTTCCAAGTAGTAAGTTGGGAACAAACTACTACATGTCGCTATCTCCCACAATCAAAGGCAGAAAAGTTCATAACAACAACCTTAAGAGACTTCTTCAGGCTTTTTGACTCATTCTGGATAGACTGTAAGATGCCAATTCCATACTGGATGCTGGCAGAATAAAAAATAGCTAATGATTAATAACATGACCCTTAAGTGTTTTAATGTGTGCATGTATATTGAATAATTACCTCTCACAAGACAACACAAGCTTTGCATCAGGATCAGTTTCAGCATTCTGCATGAGATGCCGGCTTATAGCCCAACCAACAATCTTCTCTGCATCTGCAATATAGCAAAAATGATATAGAAGAGATTTAAACAGTAAAACCTTAAGCACTTACTAGTAGAACATACTTTCAATACTAAGTGTTTGATCCTTAATGAACAAGGATTCAAGCCCTTCACATTCCACCCCACAACGGCTCAAAACCTATAATTATGAGAAACGATTTAGTACATCATGAAAGCAATTACAATCAACACATCCAACATGATCAAATAGTGAATTatttaaagactaaaagaaGAAACACAATTATAGCTGAAAGAATGTAGGAAAGAGTTGCTATAAGAATAGAAAACTTCTCTATTTAATATTGaatgaaacaaagaaaaggaagcaATTAATCNNNNNNNNNNNNNNNNNNNNNNNNNNNNNNNNNNNNNNNNNNNNNNNNNNNNNNNNNNNNNNNNNNNNNNNNNNNNNNNNTACCAGTCGTTCAATTCCCAAAATGCCACTATAATAGTTTAGAACGCTCACTCTTATCCTTACCCACAAATTAACACccaaaatgtataattttattgaacaaTTGAATATGGTAGAATGAATTCTTCTCCAGAACCCTATAAACAATCTAATTCTGTGAATGCCCCTTCCATCCTTATTCTCATCTATTTTTAGAACTAATACCCCCAACAAACTAACTAATCCCTTCTAACTAACAGCACCAAATTTCCTTATCTAAATCTCGCTTCCCTTGGGTCAGAATTTAGAGGGGGACCTTTAACATGAAgttattaaatgaaaagtaCCTTCTCCGTATGTTAAACACAGTGTCCATAGACATTTTAGGCAAAAAGGGTACTATTTCCTACGCTGAGTAATTGGGTGCAaagttttaaatacaaaaaactgtctaataattatgaaaaactaAAAGCATGCTATTCCGATAATTTCTAAAAGAGACAAGGAATTAACTACAGAAAACTATACTGTCATCATTAATACTACGCCAGGCTCCTTAAGAACAAGCTAAAGTTCCATTAAGAAACTTACATAATTCCTATTTTCATAGTTCATACCacgttatttaattttttttgtgagaCATGCCTTCTCCCCTCAATTTTGAGTCATAACTTATGCAGCTAGTGATCAAGGGTTGTACACAAGTAACGAAAGGTTCTACTAACAACAAGAGCAGTAATACTAAAGCATAACAACTGCAGAACAACAACGTAATAAATAGCAACCATGTCCACTGCCTCATAAGAGCTAAAATTGGACCACAAAGACAACATTTAAAATCACTTAGAAGAATAAACCTTGCACAGCCACAATTGCATTTTAAACATCCAAAGACTCCAGTACAAacctaaaattatttataaacaataaCCCTAGTAATGAATGTGTAGCCACATAAGAAATGACAAGATATGAAACATGTGTATTAGAAAATATTAGTGCATGATTGAGTAAAAGATTATGGTAAATAGGTTATCATGGTATGGACAGATGCATAGAATGTCATGAAAGCACCAATGAGAAAAGTATATTGAATGATTTTCAACCCTGTTAAACTGATGAAAGGAGAGCCTTGAAGAATATTCGAAGAATTCCGTTTAATGGAAACTCACGGTAAATAATTTCGGtaaaaattttatcttcaataGCCTAATGTCATCATGCAATCTACATGGCTAACTTTTGTGGCATAGGGCTTTTATTGTTGATAATAACATCTACGCTTGGTGTGTATATGTGTATCAGTCAAGACAATCACATTTAACAATAATTTGGAtgtaaataatatcaaatttatgatgagAAATTACATTCAAGCTTCTTTTCAGCATATAATTGATGTAACCATGAATTCTATGTGCAGTGCGTGTggacaacaacaaataaaatttggcTCAGACACTTCAGAACAAGTTTAAATATCATATCCAGTCTATTTAGTCCCCCTCAAAAATGAGCATTGCACAAACTGCAAGGTGAGAAAGTAAAGGCAATCATTCATTTAAAGTTAGATGCATTTATGAGGCACTTCAATCAAAACCAATAATAAATGTATCCTTGTTTTCTCACTTTACACACTTGCTCACTTTACAAGAGCTAGATCCATATCAATTAAAGGATGTACTACCTCAAAAATTATACTAACTATCTTGTACAAAATTTACTTaggtccagaacaaccaatttgTCTTTAAGCACCCATTCCATGTCAcccaaacaaatataaaaccaAACGTATCACCCAAATGTAGTAGACCCATAATTAAAAAGACGCAATCCACAAAAGTAGTATTTTGAAAACCAAATATATGGTTTAAGgtttaataataacattatgtCTTATCATGAAACAAACTGAATTAAAACTACAAGCTCGCACAATAACTTACAGAACGTAAATTGTGCAaatttcctttaattttaaGAGTCTCAACATCTCGATCAAGTTGCTGCTTCCAAGATGCTAGAAGTACTTCATCCTGGATCAGGAAACATACACTGAATATTGTTAGATATAGAACAATTCATGTACCTTCGCCCAACAGTTGGAATTTCTTATTCATATCAGTATAAAAGGTGCTATATGAACAATTGGTGAAGAGTTCAATCCTTGCCATTTTTCTAACCGAAACTGAAATTTACAATTATATGTCAGCGTTATCCTTGCTCCAACCCTAAGGGATTTTAAGTGAGCGAGtgtaaaatataaaaccatTTCATATACCTTCACCCAAGAACTTAAAAATTTTTGTAgttggtttgaaaaaaaaaatgttttacaaacCTGTGGCATGTGAATTGTCACTTTATTCGGGAAAAGTTTAGTTAAGGTTTTGTTTGGCTTTGGGACCTCCTTTCCCCTGTCATGCAATCTTCCAAAACTATcctgaaagagagagagagagagagagagaatgaggGAAGGATGTTATTGCAACAGTGAAAGCCTAAAGAAGACATGTAAAGTATATACAGGTAATCTTGTTCTGttctttcaaatataaatactaTACTCCAAGGAGATGATATTCTTACGGGGAAAGCCAAATCAAGAAGAGCAGTCTGATTACTGCCAAACTTCGTAAAAAGTAAACCCCCAGGATGTGACTGcaagaaaaaatagttaaatatcaataacaaaatcattCATACACATTCATTAAGACCAAGAATGAAACGATAATACAAAGAACCATGTACTTAGGATATCCAATTTGTATCTTACTTTGACAACGGACATCTTTCTCAGTTTCTCAATAAAATATAaccagatatatatatatatatatatatatatatatatatatatataaaaagccCACAGCTACCAAAAATATAGATCACTGGAAACTGATAAAGTCAGGTACAAAAACTAATGATATGGCAAATAGAACTTGGCTCAATTTTCTCACCATGGGctattaaaatctttttctgAATCAGTATTCGTCTGATGGCTTAAAATGACTGAACGATTATACCATTCTAGCATTACAAAAACACTCAATTATCACCTTCTCTTTGCGACTGTCAGTTTGAGTATGTGAACCTATTACCACCACATTGTCCGGAAGATTTTCAAGCCtacttttaaatgaaaatggaTCTCCGTTTCCTACTATAGACTTCTCTGCATCTTTCATGAACAAAATGAAGGGTTCATTTCTGCTCTCACTGACCACAACCTGAAAGGAACATGTACAAACTCTTATTGTAAGATTAAGAGACTGTATAATATGATTAGAGGGAAATTTTACTAGATCACAGAGTAGAGTAAAAGAGGACCTCAAATAATGTATTAATGAGTAATTTGTCAAGTTCTTCAATGCCACTGTTTTCCAACCGAAGATCATTCACTGGAATGAGAAAAAGATAAGTTCAAGATGTTGGACAAAGATAAAGTTGtagataaaaatacaaaatatctaaaaagataatatataagaCAGATAAGAGATTACCATGGCAGAAAAATCCTTGACCACCCTCACAGCAACCTCCAAGGTCAACTCCATCAGGTATGGGTTTATCAAATCTTACACCAATCTTTGACAAGGGATTATCATCGAAAAGTAAGACAACCTTCCCCCGACTTCCATTAGGTGGACCCCTGTATATGCGATTGCTGAGCAAAATtataaccaaaaataaaaacaatttcactTTGTTTGgtaaacaatataaacaaaagaaaaactactATATTATCCTTAATCACACAATccgtaaatattattttaataaaatcgaAAGCAAGTATTAGGCAAATAGGGCAGTTTGTACCTCACATTTTTGCCCTACATTTATTTGATtaccaaaaaagaaagaaaaataatttcgaATACATCCCTCTCATTTTCGTTTCTCTCACTTTTTCCTAACCCATTTCTCCCTAGCAAAGTAAAAGTTGCAATGCAACCTAGGGTGGATAGATATAGAATATTGTTTATGCAGATAAAAAACTTGGCATTGGCAATGACTAAAGTAGAAGTGCCATTTATCTCCCCTAACTGTTATAGTTAGCTTGCTGTCAAAAACATTGTACTCACAAGCAAAACCATACATTGTATAATTCATTATTTGAAGTAATTTGGGTtaccatgtttcaatcataaaTTCAGGTGATATGTGACTGTTAAATTTGGTAAAACAAATTCCGCCTTGTATCAATGTGATCGTGAGAAATGGAAACCAGCCGAGAACAGTTTAGCACAAACCTGTACCTTGTAGAAATTGTCTGAAGCTGATATATTCCCCCAGAAGATGAACTGTATTTTACCCTGTCACCTGAAGGAATATATCTGAAAAAATTAACCTTTGTGACAAATTAAGTCTCCTTATATGGAGAAATGAAGCAAACCTACCTAGTTTAAACACACAATTTTTAGCTGCCCCAGATGTAGATGGTAAATTATCAGTTTCAAACTTAAGTTGAGACTCAAAACCACATGGAGTATTTGCATTTGAGGAGTTCTGCGTCTCTGGTTCACTAGCTGGTGGATCCACGCTCCCAGCCATGTCTGTAGTTAAAGGACTTTGTTTAGCACAGCCACAGGATTTATCAGCATTAAATCCATCTTTGAGCAGCTCAGCTTCCTTGGAAGTTAAACCCTGTAAAATATGAACATAGaacaaatgaaaattcattaCCAGCTTATGGGTAAATAACCTTCAATGgcacattaatgaaaaaggtgTTCATGGATTAATCCAAATATCAGATCAATAAGAAAACTTTATCTTACACCCAAAAGCAAATGGCTATCAAATATGAGCAATTTAGCTCCAAAGTGCTTTGCAAGTGCTTTTGCCAACATCTCCTGATATATTTCTGACCCTGCAAAAAAATGGCAATTGAGAGAAACAGTGAGTTAAGAAGGAAgtcaaaaccaaaacaaaatcattggaaaaggaaaaatataggAGAAGAGTAATGCAATTCGCATACACCTGCAGGTCCTGAAAGTAGAATACGAGGGTTTATGGTTGTAAGATCAGTGGTGTACTTTGCATGTTCTCTATGCTTCAGGTGTATAAAGCAAGCTGCAATTAGAACATTTTTTGTATTCTCACTGAAAGAAGATATAAATATGGTCAGAAACGCAATCAATGATCAAACCAAGAAGCTATAACAATCAAGTAAAATGCATGAGTGAcaacacaaatataaaatcatattgaactcctaatttgtattaaaaacaaagaacctttaaaaaaaattcacagtCAAGGTTTTAAATTGAGGAAAATATCACATGATAAAGCTAAAACAGCTAATTATAGTACCCCTGTGAAACCAAGGTATTGAAGATCATATTAAACACAAATGCAACCAAGTCcacaatttaaaatctttttcaaaatttacaacCACGTGTCATGCCACTGCCAAGTCCTACCAGTACACATTGGATGAAAAACCGTAGTTGATAAAAACAGCACTGGAAACATGGCATCCAACTGCATAtgacaaattcaaatacaaaacagtaaaatgaagaagagaatagaataaattatatacaaacaAAACAACTGCCTCGATAAGTCTCTCTTTCATGTCATAACATTGTACCTGTTTCTTTAACCAATATTTAGTTCTAATCCTGCTTCATATTTTAGCTCATAATGTAAGAGTAACTGAATTTTCCATCAGTTTTCAGTACATAAGGGAAAAACTAGGTGTTgttttccaaattaaaaaaattgggcTTGTTGGAAGGACCCATTTGAGAGAACTTCATTACTTACTTTACACGAGAAATACAAGTTTAGAGGGGGGAGAGGAAATATAGGGTTGGGTTAGAATTGAATTTAAACATCATCGTTTGTATATCATCTAATAACAGAACACAATCATTTGATTCATTTACCTAACTTCACATAGAGGGAATAAACATTAATTGTCATTATAGCTATTGTCACTGACATTGTTGTTGTatcaagtatatatataaaatggttACTTAAAATCCATAAACTAGAAAGGATGAAATCCAATTACTCTAGAATTGTATATCAGACAAGCATATTGTACTACTTAGTGTCTGACAATGTGTGCCTTTGCTCTTGGAAATGTTTTGATTGTTGCTTCAAATTAGTAGCATGGACCTTTGTTAGAAATGTAGCTCTAACACAGTAAAGTCCATATATCTATCTAGTATAGGACATAAAAATTCccatttataaagaataaaattgtaattgtttaaaagtgattaatttatttccttctataaattttaaagaatgcAATTGCATGTTCAATTAGTTTGCGGGACACAAATGTACATGAAATATACAATGGGAATTATCTTTAAATGAAGGAGAATGATAAGAAAGCACAAGAAAGGAACAACAAAGAATGACAATTTGAAATTCACCAAACACATAAAGTGccaaaacaaagacaaaagcTGTGGAATTGACTGAGAAATCTACTAGTTATACCTTAAGTAGTA
Proteins encoded:
- the LOC106752736 gene encoding calcium-binding protein CML38, with translation MGQKVGLEDVVRYFDEDGDGKVSPLELKQGLGMMGGEVLLREAEMAIAALDSDGDGLLSLEDFVALMEGGGEEQKLKDLKVAFEMYDIEGCGFITPKSLKRMLKKMGESKTLDDCKAMIKHFDLNGDGFLSFEEFRIMMQ